The following proteins are co-located in the Heliorestis convoluta genome:
- a CDS encoding PAS domain-containing hybrid sensor histidine kinase/response regulator has translation MQDSFYRSVLENSPMGYSYHRTIVDKDGNPCDYEFLDANSAFEIFTGLKVEHVIGRRATEVLPQLRDGEFDWISYFGNISLSGEKGQIEQYSRPLKKWYRVNVYVPEKGYFITHFIDITQEMTRLVELDRFFSVNLDLLCIADIEGNFLKVNKAWESILGYTAEELGQKKFLDFVHPDDIEKTLEAMSKLYSQEQVLNFVNRYRCKDNSYRYIEWRSQPYGNLIYAAARDITKRIDYEKNLEYWHNLLQYIIQYAPNAIAVYDKEMRYLYVSDRYIDDYGLWGRDIIGKNHYEITQEASEKWRDIHRRALAGEVVHSEEDQFQKSDGSVEYTRWECRPWYGLKGQIGGIILYTEVITERKKTEEALIKAKEQAESANIAKSQFLANMSHEIRTPLNGILGFLDLLQESGLNAEQKEYMTFINSASETLLNVINDILNISKIELGVLELDDIEYNLRMAVESAVLPFSIKAYKQGLNLNLLVKSDIPQMVKGDPSRLKQALTILMSNAIKFTEAGDIYVEAGLNSKNDENVEILFKVRDTGIGMSTETINKLFKPFSQGDTSSTRKYGGVGLGLSICKTIVEMMGGEIGVASVEGEGSTFYFTVVLKEAKNAELQDLPDYSILQGKSILIVDDVSANREIAKFYLEEVGCMVHEAASASEAFSKLIRNDLTAKYHAILADNHMPEMDGHELATALKVIPSTKKIPLILVTSVASIGEAKKAKENGFAGFLTKPYKRSELLECLTMVIGAEKKSKRDKELFITRHTVEEAKYAKRLKILLVEDDRINMEYFAKVLKQKNLHCDIAENGFLALQAHEQNKYDIIFMDCQMPGMDGYEATKRIRDKEGIKNHTPIVAITAYAMAGDSIKCMEAGMDDYLSKPVNVQQIMAMIDKYCTE, from the coding sequence GTGCAAGATAGCTTCTATCGGTCTGTTCTTGAAAATTCGCCGATGGGTTACTCCTATCATAGAACGATTGTTGATAAAGATGGAAATCCCTGTGACTATGAATTTCTAGATGCAAATAGTGCCTTTGAAATATTTACAGGACTAAAAGTAGAGCATGTGATTGGAAGAAGGGCTACCGAGGTACTTCCACAGTTAAGAGATGGAGAATTTGATTGGATATCTTACTTTGGAAATATATCGTTGAGCGGAGAAAAAGGGCAAATTGAACAATACTCTAGACCCCTAAAGAAATGGTATAGAGTAAACGTCTATGTTCCAGAAAAGGGCTACTTTATTACCCACTTTATAGATATAACCCAAGAAATGACTCGGTTGGTTGAGCTAGATCGTTTTTTCTCTGTTAATTTAGATCTGCTTTGTATTGCTGATATAGAAGGCAATTTTTTAAAAGTAAACAAAGCTTGGGAATCCATCTTAGGTTATACCGCCGAAGAGCTAGGGCAAAAAAAATTCTTAGACTTTGTCCATCCTGATGATATAGAAAAAACCTTAGAGGCTATGTCAAAGCTCTATTCACAAGAACAGGTCTTAAATTTTGTGAATCGCTACCGCTGTAAAGACAACTCTTACCGCTATATTGAATGGCGATCTCAGCCTTATGGCAACTTGATCTATGCGGCTGCACGAGACATTACCAAACGAATCGACTACGAAAAAAATCTAGAATATTGGCACAATTTACTGCAGTATATCATTCAATATGCTCCGAACGCCATTGCTGTCTATGACAAAGAGATGCGGTATTTGTATGTCAGTGATCGTTATATTGATGACTATGGCTTGTGGGGAAGAGATATTATTGGCAAGAATCATTATGAAATCACACAAGAGGCTTCAGAAAAATGGAGAGATATTCATCGTCGCGCTTTAGCAGGAGAAGTGGTACATTCAGAAGAAGACCAATTTCAGAAGTCCGATGGATCTGTTGAATATACGCGTTGGGAATGTCGACCTTGGTATGGTCTTAAAGGGCAAATTGGCGGAATTATTCTTTATACGGAAGTGATCACAGAACGCAAAAAAACCGAAGAAGCTTTAATTAAAGCGAAAGAACAGGCTGAATCGGCGAACATAGCCAAAAGTCAATTTTTAGCCAATATGTCTCACGAGATTCGGACACCGCTCAATGGAATCCTAGGATTTTTGGATCTGCTCCAAGAAAGTGGATTGAATGCAGAACAAAAGGAATATATGACTTTCATTAATTCTGCCTCCGAAACCTTACTGAATGTAATTAATGATATCTTAAACATTTCAAAAATAGAGCTAGGTGTCCTTGAACTAGATGATATTGAATACAATCTACGCATGGCCGTTGAATCAGCAGTCCTTCCTTTTAGTATAAAAGCGTACAAGCAAGGGCTTAATTTGAATCTTCTCGTCAAATCTGATATTCCTCAGATGGTCAAAGGTGATCCTTCTCGTTTAAAACAAGCGCTTACCATCTTAATGAGCAATGCCATAAAGTTTACTGAAGCAGGCGATATTTATGTAGAAGCAGGTCTGAATAGCAAAAACGATGAAAACGTAGAGATTTTGTTCAAAGTACGGGATACGGGGATCGGCATGTCTACGGAAACCATCAATAAGCTCTTCAAACCTTTTAGCCAGGGTGATACTTCTTCAACCAGAAAATACGGCGGTGTTGGCTTAGGTCTTTCCATTTGTAAAACAATTGTTGAGATGATGGGTGGAGAGATTGGCGTTGCAAGTGTAGAAGGAGAAGGGAGTACCTTCTACTTTACAGTAGTCTTAAAAGAAGCCAAAAATGCCGAACTACAGGATCTCCCTGACTATTCCATATTACAAGGAAAAAGCATTCTAATCGTAGATGATGTTTCGGCCAATCGTGAAATAGCCAAGTTCTATCTTGAGGAAGTTGGTTGCATGGTCCATGAAGCCGCCAGCGCCTCAGAAGCATTTAGTAAGTTGATTCGCAATGATCTGACAGCAAAGTATCATGCCATTCTTGCGGACAATCATATGCCTGAAATGGATGGCCATGAATTAGCAACAGCCTTAAAAGTGATTCCATCGACCAAAAAAATTCCTCTCATCCTAGTTACTTCTGTTGCAAGCATTGGTGAAGCAAAAAAAGCAAAAGAAAATGGTTTTGCAGGATTTCTCACCAAACCTTACAAGCGAAGCGAATTGCTAGAATGTCTAACCATGGTGATTGGCGCCGAAAAAAAAAGTAAAAGAGATAAAGAACTTTTTATCACTCGGCACACCGTAGAAGAAGCAAAATATGCAAAGAGGCTGAAGATTTTGCTGGTAGAAGATGATCGCATTAATATGGAGTATTTTGCAAAAGTCTTAAAGCAAAAAAATCTGCACTGTGACATTGCCGAAAACGGTTTTCTAGCACTGCAAGCCCATGAGCAAAACAAATATGATATTATTTTTATGGACTGTCAAATGCCTGGTATGGACGGGTACGAAGCAACCAAGAGGATTCGGGATAAGGAAGGCATAAAAAATCATACACCGATTGTTGCTATAACAGCCTACGCCATGGCAGGAGATTCTATCAAATGCATGGAAGCAGGTATGGATGACTATCTAAGCAAGCCTGTCAATGTCCAACAAATCATGGCCATGATAGATAAATACTGTACTGAATAA